The genomic window GCCTGCGATCGACAGGTCGCGCGCCCGGGCGAGGTTGAGGGCGGCGTCGCGGAAGTCCGGGTCCAGGCGGACGGCGGCCGCGAAATGCGGCACGGCCTCGGCTGCGCGGCCCGTGGAGGCGAGCAGGATGCCCAAGTTGTTGTGGGCCTTCGCGGCCTGCACTCCCTCCGCGTCGCCAGGCTCGAGCCGAAGAAACTCCTCGAACTGGGCGATCGCCGACCCGGGCCGCCCGGCTGCGGCGAGCGCGGCGCCGAGCTGGAAGCGGAAGCCAGCGTCCCTTGGCTCGAGCGCGACGGCGCGCTCGAAGCTCGCAATCGCCTCCGCTGTGCGCCCCTGCACCTGCAGCTCGACCCCCAGGTTGCTCTGATTGCGCGCCTGCCCCGGGGCGCTCGCCGCCGCGGCCTGGAAGTGACGAAGCGCCGCCTCGCGCTCTCCTCGCCCGGCGGCGAGTACGCCGAGGTTGGTGTGCGCGTGCGCGTTCGCCGGGTCGAGCTCCAGAGCCCGGCGATACTGCGCGCTGGCCTCCTCGCTCTTCCCCTGGACCTCGAACGCCTGGGCGTAGTTGAGATGCGTCAGGGCGCGCAGGCTCTCCCCCGAGGCTCCCGCCAACCGCGGCAGGAGCGGCAGATTCACCATCAGGCCGGCGACGGCGAGAATCAGCCCGGCCCGGAGCCGCTCGCCCGCGGGGCCGCGTCGCCACCTCGCCGGAATCTCAACCAGCGCGAAACCGGCGAAGGGTGCGAGCATCGGGACCAGCGGCAGGCGGTAGCGGGCCACGACGTAGAAGGCGACCAGGCTCGCGGTGTAGACGCCGATCGAGGCGTGCAGCACCCAGAGCTCGCGTCCGCGCTCCCGGCTCCACCAGATGCCGAGCAGTGCGAGCGGCGCGAGCAGACCGAAGTGCGCCAACCGGGCGAGCCAGCGCAGTGGCGGCGAGACCTCGGCATGCGTCGCGAGATCTTCCGTGTCCATGGCCTCCTGACCGTTCCAGGCGAGCAGTAGCTTGCGGCCCAGGAGCTCCAGCCAACGACCGGGATGGGCTCGTATCCAGCCCGTGGCGCGCTCTCTCCAGTAGCGCGAAACCTCGCCCGCGGTGAGCTTCCTCCCGCTCGCGGCCTCTGCGAGATCGGCCGCGTCCCGGCGTTCGAAGCTCGCGTCCCCCCGCCCTGGCCGCAGCGGCACGTAGCTTCCGGTGGCCCCGTCGTGATTTCCGATGTAGAGGTTGGGACCGAGCTGCGCGGTCGTGAGCTGCAGCTCGCCGCCGATCCGATAGTTGCGCACAGCGACCGGAGCGAGGACCGCCGCAACGCCCGCGACGCACAGGAGGACCGACGCAGCGCGCGGTCGGGCGCGGCACCAGATCCAGGCCAGGAAGACCGGCAGGAGGACAACCGCGTTCTCCCGGCTGAGCACGAGGAGCCCGAGCACGACGCCGGCCCAGAACGCTAGTCTCCTGTCGACGCGCTCGACCAACAGCGAGACCAGCTGCAGGAGTAGCGCGACCAGCAAAAGATCGAGCACCGCCTTCTGCACCAGGAGGTCGAAGAAGATCGCCGGAGCGTAGAAGGCGAGCAGAAGGCCGGCAGCCCACCCGGCGTTCCGACCGAAGAGCCGTCCGGAAGCGACGGCGACCAAGGCGCAGGCAAGCGCACCCAGGGCGATCTGGAGCACCCTCAGAGCGAGCAGGTCGGGGCCGGCGAGCGCGTACCACAGGCCCAGCAGATAGGGATAGAGAGGGGCCTGGTAGAAGACCTCGCTCCCCACCCAGTCGCCGGCCGCGAGCCGCCGCGCCCACGCTTCATAGCCTCGGGCATCCCCCACGAGGAGGGGGAAGAAGGACGCGCTGCGGAAGAACGCGAGGTGCAGCCCCCGCACCGCGAAGGCGACAAGAAAGACGAGAGCCCCGATGCGCCAGAGACCGGCCTGAGATTCCTCGCGCGCTGCGGATGGCACGCCCGAATCTTGCCTCATCGCGGGGAGCGAACGGAAGGCGCGCCCCCGCCTTTCCGTGCAACTCCGGGCGCCTCCCGGCGTATGCGAAGGCA from Thermoanaerobaculia bacterium includes these protein-coding regions:
- a CDS encoding tetratricopeptide repeat protein, giving the protein MPSAAREESQAGLWRIGALVFLVAFAVRGLHLAFFRSASFFPLLVGDARGYEAWARRLAAGDWVGSEVFYQAPLYPYLLGLWYALAGPDLLALRVLQIALGALACALVAVASGRLFGRNAGWAAGLLLAFYAPAIFFDLLVQKAVLDLLLVALLLQLVSLLVERVDRRLAFWAGVVLGLLVLSRENAVVLLPVFLAWIWCRARPRAASVLLCVAGVAAVLAPVAVRNYRIGGELQLTTAQLGPNLYIGNHDGATGSYVPLRPGRGDASFERRDAADLAEAASGRKLTAGEVSRYWRERATGWIRAHPGRWLELLGRKLLLAWNGQEAMDTEDLATHAEVSPPLRWLARLAHFGLLAPLALLGIWWSRERGRELWVLHASIGVYTASLVAFYVVARYRLPLVPMLAPFAGFALVEIPARWRRGPAGERLRAGLILAVAGLMVNLPLLPRLAGASGESLRALTHLNYAQAFEVQGKSEEASAQYRRALELDPANAHAHTNLGVLAAGRGEREAALRHFQAAAASAPGQARNQSNLGVELQVQGRTAEAIASFERAVALEPRDAGFRFQLGAALAAAGRPGSAIAQFEEFLRLEPGDAEGVQAAKAHNNLGILLASTGRAAEAVPHFAAAVRLDPDFRDAALNLARARDLSIAGPAAP